A genomic stretch from Salarias fasciatus chromosome 18, fSalaFa1.1, whole genome shotgun sequence includes:
- the epdr1 gene encoding mammalian ependymin-related protein 1, with the protein MYRLLIVLVAAAGASVLGFPGQGGSRAAAGPCVAPLQWEGRWVMYDHSTGRNSRAAVSYDGLNQRVRVLQQHKKHTPCQRFYEYIYLYQSMVMFQIDQKTKDCSKLALTDSFDPFDIPDNSTFEDQYFIGGPDDNVEVQEWSDRKPARQHETWVGVYTKKDCYPVQETYTKNSSVTTSTRFFNLQLGISDPDIFSPPSTCQSARLERMAETVC; encoded by the exons ATGTACCGCCTGCTCATCGTGCTCGTGGCCGCGGCCGGGGCGTCCGTGCTCGGCTTCCCGGGGCAGGGCGGCTCCCGGGCGGCGGCCGGGCCGTGCGTCGCCCCGCTGCAGTGGGAGGGTCGCTGGGTGATGTACGACCACAGCACCGGCAGGAACAGCCGCGCCGCGGTGTCCTACGACGGCCTGAACCAGAGGGtccgagtcctgcagcagcacaagaAGCACACCCCGTGCCAGAG GTTTTATGAGTACATTTACCTGTACCAGAGCATGGTGATGTTCCAGATCGACCAGAAGACCAAAGACTGCTCGAAGCTGGCTCTGACCGACTCCTTCGACCCCTTCGACATCCCGGACAACTCCACCTTCGAGGACCAGTACTTCATCGGAGGCCCTGACGACAACGTGGAGGTTCAGGAGTGGTCGGACAGGAAGCCGGCACGTCAGC ATGAGACCTGGGTGGGGGTTTACACCAAGAAGGACTGCTACCCGGTGCAGGAGACCTACACCAAGAACAGCAGCGTGACCACCTCCACCCGCTTCTTCAACCTCCAGCTGGGCATCAGCGACCCCGACATCTTCAGCCCGCCCAGCACCTGCCAGTCCGCCCGCCTGGAGAGGATGGCTGAGACTGTCTGCTGA
- the nol7 gene encoding nucleolar protein 7, whose amino-acid sequence MVKKQRGKTDSSPKNMDREEHAAHFNDSSDEEAPDEVTFEDSKAQALRSMARAIETVRREKELLKEKRRKRQELFQEQKKRKLLPADVLEEIDSSPSKKHKASGSEAEEKQQEAGEETEQRRKKKKRKSPHSRNLKGSYTVTTTKAQTTSFQQQAAADFIQSRLYGPGSCRTTNNEMLSLQNKKAPNKTAAVQFVKKDWACKQKAKAEKEKKRWIHKQKLATC is encoded by the exons ATGGTGAAGAAGCAACGTGGTAAGACAGATTCGTCCCCGAAAAACATGGACCGCGAAGAACACGCTGCACATTTCAACGATTCCAGTGACGAGGAGGCGCCGGACGAGGTCACCTTCGAAGACTCCAAGGCTCAGGCCTTACGGAGCATGGCGAGGGCCATAGAAACAGTCCGGAG agagaaagagctgctcaaggaaaagaggaggaaaaggcaGGAGCTGTTCCAGGAGCAAAAG aaaagaaaactgctgCCTGCTGATGTGCTGGAAGAAATTGACTCGTCTCCCTCAAA GAAACACAAAGCCTCTGGAAGTGAAG ctgaagagaagcagcaggaggctggagaggagacagaacagcgaaggaagaaaaaaaagaggaaaagtccACATTCCAGAAA tcttaAAGGAAGCTACACAGTGACGACAACAAAGGCACAAACGACGTCATTCCAGCAGCAGGCGGCTGCAGACTTCATCCAGTCCCGACTGTACGGACCAGGAAGCTGCCGGACTACGA ATAACGAGATGCTCTCCCTCCAGAACAAGAAGGCGCCGAACAAAACTGCCGCGGTGCAGTTTGTCAAGAAGGACTGGG CCTGTAAACAAAAAGCCAAagcagagaaggagaagaagaggtgGATCCACAAACAGAAGCTTGCCACCTGTTGA